The following proteins come from a genomic window of Neofelis nebulosa isolate mNeoNeb1 chromosome 5, mNeoNeb1.pri, whole genome shotgun sequence:
- the LOC131512620 gene encoding putative protein FAM172B isoform X2 has product MRRRRGRGAASQPGRFLGRRDSRKWLPVTRELSFQKFIEQSDLLEELKYDFNEKAELRHTETQRPFVFNYYKNVFERNSKRYQALGYLLEQYIYELLEKVCKLQKVYIPPEADKEPRSFFFMSERALTSHRSVLLVLLQDQGVFRAGQWSQQAIIHHGLQHGSQIPCIQMALQAHYDVIVLNPNDNFIDLNMEEEQKGLLTQTKGSSSLKMVPAENFLSVQQPLQCTPKRCSNTPEEHMAYIWDYFISKTEGKDVAFIVHGYGGLVFMDLLVRKKWEVMNKVYAVAFIDSEHHVGHQLGSDVQLLAWIKHHCREWVTSPKPLDKPAATVLKQEFPMVSAGTEKHNLAPSSSLQSIFKYFKKALKAKTTINFSRVPIVTRSSTKRKQIA; this is encoded by the coding sequence tggttACCAGTTACTCGGGAGCTGAGCTTCCAAAAATTTATTGAACAATCTGACTTACTAGAAGAACTTAAATATGACTTCAATGAAAAAGCTGAATTGAGACACACTGAGACACAAAggccttttgtttttaactattataaaaatgtctttgagAGGAACAGCAAGCGCTACCAGGCCCTTGGCTACTTGCTTGAACAATATATTTATGAGCTTTTGGAGAAAGTATGCAAATTACAAAAAGTATATATCCCACCAGAGGCTGATAAAGAACCAAGAAGCTTCTTTTTCATGAGTGAGAGAGCATTAACAAGTCATCGTTctgttcttcttgttcttcttcaagACCAAGGAGTCTTTAGAGCTGGTCAGTGGAGTCAGCAGGCAATAATACATCATGGTCTCCAACATGGAAGTCAGATACCATGTATTCAAATGGCATTGCAGGCACATTATGATGTAATTGTGCTAAACCCCAATGACAATTTCATCGACCTAAACATGGAAGAAGAGCAGAAAGGCCTTTTAACACAAACTAAGGGGTCATCGTCCCTAAAAATGGTTCCAGCAGAGAACTTTTTATCTGTCCAGCAACCTCTCCAGTGCACCCCTAAAAGATGCAGCAACACTCCTGAAGAACACATGGCTTACATTTGGGATTACTTCATTTCAAAGACTGAAGGCAAGGATGTTGCCTTCATTGTACATGGTTACGGAGGCTTGGTTTTTATGGACTTACTTGTTCGTAAAAAGTGGGAAGTGATGAACAAAGTATATGCTGTTGCCTTTATTGACTCTGAACATCATGTAGGACACCAGCTGGGAAGTGATGTTCAGTTATTGGCCTGGATAAAGCACCACTGCCGTGAATGGGTGACAAGCCCTAAGCCTTTGGATAAACCTGCAGCTACTGTTTTAAAACAGGAGTTCCCTATGGTTTCTGCTGGTACAGAAAAACACAACTTAGCCCCTTCCTCTAGCCTTCAgtcaatttttaaatactttaaaaaagctTTGAAAGCCAAAACAACTATTAATTTTTCTCGAGTGCCAATAGTAACTAGAAGCTccacaaaaagaaagcaaattgcTTAA
- the LOC131512620 gene encoding putative protein FAM172B isoform X3: MMCAEVQWLPVTRELSFQKFIEQSDLLEELKYDFNEKAELRHTETQRPFVFNYYKNVFERNSKRYQALGYLLEQYIYELLEKVCKLQKVYIPPEADKEPRSFFFMSERALTSHRSVLLVLLQDQGVFRAGQWSQQAIIHHGLQHGSQIPCIQMALQAHYDVIVLNPNDNFIDLNMEEEQKGLLTQTKGSSSLKMVPAENFLSVQQPLQCTPKRCSNTPEEHMAYIWDYFISKTEGKDVAFIVHGYGGLVFMDLLVRKKWEVMNKVYAVAFIDSEHHVGHQLGSDVQLLAWIKHHCREWVTSPKPLDKPAATVLKQEFPMVSAGTEKHNLAPSSSLQSIFKYFKKALKAKTTINFSRVPIVTRSSTKRKQIA, from the coding sequence tggttACCAGTTACTCGGGAGCTGAGCTTCCAAAAATTTATTGAACAATCTGACTTACTAGAAGAACTTAAATATGACTTCAATGAAAAAGCTGAATTGAGACACACTGAGACACAAAggccttttgtttttaactattataaaaatgtctttgagAGGAACAGCAAGCGCTACCAGGCCCTTGGCTACTTGCTTGAACAATATATTTATGAGCTTTTGGAGAAAGTATGCAAATTACAAAAAGTATATATCCCACCAGAGGCTGATAAAGAACCAAGAAGCTTCTTTTTCATGAGTGAGAGAGCATTAACAAGTCATCGTTctgttcttcttgttcttcttcaagACCAAGGAGTCTTTAGAGCTGGTCAGTGGAGTCAGCAGGCAATAATACATCATGGTCTCCAACATGGAAGTCAGATACCATGTATTCAAATGGCATTGCAGGCACATTATGATGTAATTGTGCTAAACCCCAATGACAATTTCATCGACCTAAACATGGAAGAAGAGCAGAAAGGCCTTTTAACACAAACTAAGGGGTCATCGTCCCTAAAAATGGTTCCAGCAGAGAACTTTTTATCTGTCCAGCAACCTCTCCAGTGCACCCCTAAAAGATGCAGCAACACTCCTGAAGAACACATGGCTTACATTTGGGATTACTTCATTTCAAAGACTGAAGGCAAGGATGTTGCCTTCATTGTACATGGTTACGGAGGCTTGGTTTTTATGGACTTACTTGTTCGTAAAAAGTGGGAAGTGATGAACAAAGTATATGCTGTTGCCTTTATTGACTCTGAACATCATGTAGGACACCAGCTGGGAAGTGATGTTCAGTTATTGGCCTGGATAAAGCACCACTGCCGTGAATGGGTGACAAGCCCTAAGCCTTTGGATAAACCTGCAGCTACTGTTTTAAAACAGGAGTTCCCTATGGTTTCTGCTGGTACAGAAAAACACAACTTAGCCCCTTCCTCTAGCCTTCAgtcaatttttaaatactttaaaaaagctTTGAAAGCCAAAACAACTATTAATTTTTCTCGAGTGCCAATAGTAACTAGAAGCTccacaaaaagaaagcaaattgcTTAA